In Acidisarcina polymorpha, the DNA window AGGTGGGCCATCTGGAACGCTTCAATCCGGCCGTCGCTGCCATCCAGCCCTACCTGAATGGCCCGATGTTCTTCGAGGCCCACCGGCTGAGCGTCTTTACTCCGCGTGCGCTCGATGTCGATGTCGTCCTCGACCTCATGATCCATGACCTGGATATCGTGTTGAAGCTGGCCAACTCCCCCGTTCGAGAAGTGCGTGCTGTCGGCCTTCCGATCCTCTCGAGGAAGGTCGACATCGCTAATGTCCGTCTCGAATTCGAGTCAGGTTGTGTGGCCAACTTTACTGCCAGCCGGGTCAGCACCGAGCTCGTCCGCAAACTTCGCTTCTTCCAGCCTCACCAGTACGTCTCCCTCGACTACGCCCGAAAAGACCTGCTCCTTATCGACGTCAATCCCACCGCAGGCTCTCCGGCCGGGTTGGGGTTTACCAAGCCGCAGATTTATCCCGGCGAGCCGCTTCGCCTGGAGCTGGAAGCCTTTATCCATGCCGTCCGGACCCGCCAAGCACCCCAGGTCACGGGAGCCGATGGCCGGGCCGCCCTGGCTCTTGCTTTGGAGATCAACTCGACCATCGCTGCCCACGCCGAGAACGCCGGTTTGAATCGCTTCCAGGAAGAGAAAAGACACGCGGTGACAGATTGACGAAAAAGTGAGACTACAGCGAATTCAGCTTCAGAATCAGTAGCGTCATATCATCGTGCTGCGGAGCTCCCGCAGTGAACTTATCCGCTTCGGCAAAGATAATCTTCAGCACTTCGCTCGCCGACGCTCCATTGGCTGACGCAGCGGCGGCCATCATCCGCTCTTCACCCCACTCCTCATCATCCTTGGTCATCGCCTCGCTGATCCCATCGGTGTAGGTGACCAGCAGGTCACCGGCTCGAAGCTGCACGCTCTGTTCGCTATACGGAGCGAAAGGGAGTAGACCCACAACCGGACCGTCAGCCTCCAGTCGCAGGATCTCCGAGGAGCCATCCGGCTCTCTGCGCAAGATCAGCGGAGCATTGTGGCCAGCATTGACGCACTCCAGCACCTGGGTCACCGGATCCAGCGCCCCAAAGAAAAACGTAGCATAGCGATTGCTCGCCGAGGCTTCATAGACCAGCCGGTTTACTTTATCCATCAGCTTCGCGAAGTCCCGCGGATTATCTAGCGTGACCCCGCGCAGCGAAGCTCGCAAGCTGGCCATCAACAACGCAGCCGAAATCCCTTTGCCGGACACGTCGCCAATCGCCAGCCCCAGCCGCCCATCCTGCAATGGAAAGACGTCGTAGTAGTCCCCGCCCACTCCCAGTGCTGGCCGGCAATGGCCAGCGACATCTCCACCCAGAAGCATCGGCATCTCCTGGGGGAAAAGCCGCTCCTGCACCTCGCGGGCGATCTCCATCTCCCGGTTCGAACGTTCCCGTTGGGCAGCTTCCTTAGCGAGGGAGTGAGCGAGTTCACTGACCTCGAGCGCCATTCCCGTCTGGGTGGCAAGCACCTGCAATAGATGCAGGTCGGATTTTGAATACGCCGCCTCCGATTGCTTCGGGCCAAGCGCCATCACCCCCATCAGCCGGTCTCTCCCCGGAAGCGGAAGCAGCAGTTCCGCACCCAGGTCGTCCAGGGTTTGACGCTCCACCTCATCTGCCATCAGGTACCAGGCATCGGGATCTTCGCGGTAGAGTTCCGCAGGCGCATTCGTGTTACTCAGATTGCGGATTGTGGAAGAATTGACCGCTAGCGCAAGCGTACCGGCATTACCCGGGAAGTGGCCGACAGCTTGAGTGACACAGAAAGTCGCCCCATCCCGGAGCAGCATGCCGATTTGCGTGACATGCAATGTCTCGGCAACGCATTTCGCGACCGTCTTCAGCAACGGGCCGCTCTCGGTGTACTTTCTCACCTCTTCGGAAAGCTCGTTCAACACCTGCTCGGAGTCATAAGCCTCACGAAAAAACTTCTTATCCAGCCAGTTCTTCGATTGCCTGCTGAAGCCCAGCCGCAGAAGAAGGATGAGAACAATGAAAACGACCGCCTGCCAAAGCTGATCGCGGGGGATCTGCTTCTGCGTCAATAAAGGCAGCAGAAATCGATAGGTGACGACCGCCGCAAGCGTAAACTGTACAACCAGAAGCGTGGCCTTTGCCAACGCATACTTGGTCCCCTGACGGACGAGAATGCTGACATCCATCGCCCGCTGAACGAGGACCACGTAAGCCAGCGCCACCGGCGCCAGGAGAAAAAGGACTGCTCCTAAGTAGGCGGCCCATAGGTGGGCAGGAGTATTCGGTGAAAAGCCCAGATCGGGTAGCAGGACAAAGACGACGATCAGAGCGCCGACACCGGTCCCAGTGCCTGCGAGCAGGATCCGAAGCCGGCGACGCGCATCCTCGGTCGATGCCGAAAGTAGCTTATCCGACATCAAAGCGATATAAAAGCCGACGCAGACGAGCGCCAGGGCATTGTCGAAGCGATCGACCTGAGTCATGAGCTTGGCGAATGCCGGAGAATTTCCGCCGTAAAAATATTGGCCGATCGCCTGCTTTATTTCGAGCAGGCCGCAGACCACGGCCGGCGCCAGGATGACCCACTTCAGCCAGGGCCGCCTGACGTCGATCCGTGACCGCTCGGGGAAGTAGACGGCGAAGGGGACCAGAGCAAGGACCCCGAAGTTTTGCAGCAGCTCGTAGTAGAGGCCGCGGAACAAGAGCCATTCGCCTGTGGCGAATCCGGTTCCCCAGGCGAAGACCACCGCGGGGTAGAGCAGCAGTACGAGCAGCAGCCACGCGTTCGGCTCATCGGGCTTTACGAAGACCACCCAATAGCCGATCAACATGCTGAAGAG includes these proteins:
- a CDS encoding Gfo/Idh/MocA family protein — translated: MPAKRFPLTAGQQEASLRVAVFGAGAFGRNHLRVYRELEQAGHAVTLVAVVDSNPDQAAQAGGEWQIPAFASIEELSAAALSIDAASVCVPTTAHFPVASALLENGIDLLIEKPIASSTEEADRLIELAQNKNCVLQVGHLERFNPAVAAIQPYLNGPMFFEAHRLSVFTPRALDVDVVLDLMIHDLDIVLKLANSPVREVRAVGLPILSRKVDIANVRLEFESGCVANFTASRVSTELVRKLRFFQPHQYVSLDYARKDLLLIDVNPTAGSPAGLGFTKPQIYPGEPLRLELEAFIHAVRTRQAPQVTGADGRAALALALEINSTIAAHAENAGLNRFQEEKRHAVTD
- a CDS encoding GAF domain-containing SpoIIE family protein phosphatase; translation: MRSSRYSTLLRILLAMIALAGIVFWFSDTRDRFELGMHPEQHARMPFEVNADNRRVASLQQEAEHSGLVKGSTIDSLNGVPYAGIMQFIEIVYPASPGESLTVDFRRPDGSSGSAVITLAARQTLLGVPPGFASVFWRSFILFDLLPLFSMLIGYWVVFVKPDEPNAWLLLVLLLYPAVVFAWGTGFATGEWLLFRGLYYELLQNFGVLALVPFAVYFPERSRIDVRRPWLKWVILAPAVVCGLLEIKQAIGQYFYGGNSPAFAKLMTQVDRFDNALALVCVGFYIALMSDKLLSASTEDARRRLRILLAGTGTGVGALIVVFVLLPDLGFSPNTPAHLWAAYLGAVLFLLAPVALAYVVLVQRAMDVSILVRQGTKYALAKATLLVVQFTLAAVVTYRFLLPLLTQKQIPRDQLWQAVVFIVLILLLRLGFSRQSKNWLDKKFFREAYDSEQVLNELSEEVRKYTESGPLLKTVAKCVAETLHVTQIGMLLRDGATFCVTQAVGHFPGNAGTLALAVNSSTIRNLSNTNAPAELYREDPDAWYLMADEVERQTLDDLGAELLLPLPGRDRLMGVMALGPKQSEAAYSKSDLHLLQVLATQTGMALEVSELAHSLAKEAAQRERSNREMEIAREVQERLFPQEMPMLLGGDVAGHCRPALGVGGDYYDVFPLQDGRLGLAIGDVSGKGISAALLMASLRASLRGVTLDNPRDFAKLMDKVNRLVYEASASNRYATFFFGALDPVTQVLECVNAGHNAPLILRREPDGSSEILRLEADGPVVGLLPFAPYSEQSVQLRAGDLLVTYTDGISEAMTKDDEEWGEERMMAAAASANGASASEVLKIIFAEADKFTAGAPQHDDMTLLILKLNSL